The nucleotide sequence TTCCGTTGGGCAGGGCTACACAGACCTTGCACGTACACCGGGGCCCAGCGCTGCTGGGCTTGGTGGCGAAAACACGTGAGGAACGGAGAAAACCAAGTCGGGAAGTGCCGGCTCCACTGCGGGCGTCGGGAAGGCTTTAACAAGAAGGTCAGCATCGCAGATGCTGACCAAGACCCTCTCCCTGAATATTCCCCGAAGTACAGCTAGTATCAACAGGGAGAGTTTAGGGGAATACAGGGCTATTTCCTATGCTACTCGTACGAGCTCGACGAGTTGGACACCCTATCAGCTCGTCGATGCCGACCCCGTATCACCGCGCCATGACGCACGAGCTACCGCTCCAACTCACCCAGCACAGGAACCAACCAGGACATTAACGGACGGATCTGGCGCTCGATGTCAATGGAATCGAAGGTCTGACTTTCGTGGTTCAGGTACGCATAAGCCATGAGGCGTCCATTTGGAAGCTGGACCACGCCTGTCAGGGTCAGCAGGCGCCAGCCACTGCCGGCTTTGGCGCCCCAGTACGTGTACTTGAACGGTGCGGCCTTGTCACGGCAGCACCCGTCGCTGAGCAGGGCCCGCATCAGAGTGTTGCTCTGAGGATTCAGCCCGCCTTTGAGATGAAGGTAGGCCAGAAAGTCGGCGTACCCATGCGCGGTGCTGATATTCTGCAGCGCGGTGTTCAGCGCCGCGTCATAGTTGAGTCCTTTGAAATACACGTCGAGGGAGCGTTCTACAGCTGGTCCAGTGACCTGCAGACTCCGGGTATTCAGTTGGCTGGCGAAAGCAATTCTTTCCTCGAGGGGCAACGCCTGGTACTGTTGCGCCGCACTCAGCATCACGTCCCGGCTGGTGGGCGGAATCAGTTCGGGAAACAGACCGGCCTGCGCGCCTCATAGGGCTTTGGTTGTTACCAGGGTCTGGGTGCAGGGGCTGCGTTCTGCCACCAGGGAGGCGATGCGTTCCGTCCCGACGGTCCGGTGCAGGATGTCCGCAGCCATGTTCTCGCTCTCTTTGATGGCAGCCTGTAAAAGATGCCGCACGGTGTTGGCGCCCTTGCTGTAAAACTCGATGGAACGGTTGGCTTCGGTCGTCGCCAGTGGCGTGTTCAGTGTCAACCGACCAGCCTCGATGTCGCGCAGTGTGGCCCAGAGCACTGCCGTTTTGTAGGCGCTGGCGAGCGGCATCACCCGGTTGACCGGACCGATGGCGTAGGCCCGCACAGGCGCGGCTGTCTTGAGATCGCGTATATCGCGGCGTAGAAACTGACCTTGCCGGAGACCATGGCTGGCAGAGGAAGGGGCGGGAGCGGGGCGGTCACGGCGGGTCCACAGACGGCCGATGTGGGGACGCCAACACTCCCAGTTGCCAACGGCTGTGGCCCAAGCTGCAAGATCTGACCGACGTGCAGGACCGTGGTGGTCAGGCCGTTCAGGCGCTGAAGCTCAGACACAGGGATACCTGTCTGGCGGGAAATGCGGCTGAGGGTATCGCCGGCCTGGACCAGATACGTGGCCGCCGTGGTCCTGGCAGGAGGCGCGATCGGCGACGTCGCCAGCGCGCTGTTTAGCAGAAGGCTCGCCAGGAGAAAGCCGTAGATCCTCGTTCGGTTGAAAGTCAGCGCCATTCTGC is from Deinococcus sp. Leaf326 and encodes:
- a CDS encoding serine hydrolase produces the protein MRAYAIGPVNRVMPLASAYKTAVLWATLRDIEAGRLTLNTPLATTEANRSIEFYSKGANTVRHLLQAAIKESENMAADILHRTVGTERIASLVAERSPCTQTLVTTKAL
- a CDS encoding LysM peptidoglycan-binding domain-containing protein, which codes for MSSPKIPSPQLSSPVCFCWTFGGNDTSTAHLQPLTTAVNSALPAHCPTYLESRMALTFNRTRIYGFLLASLLLNSALATSPIAPPARTTAATYLVQAGDTLSRISRQTGIPVSELQRLNGLTTTVLHVGQILQLGPQPLATGSVGVPTSAVCGPAVTAPLPPLPLPAMVSGKVSFYAAIYAISRQPRLCGPTPSVRSTG